Proteins found in one Podarcis muralis chromosome 5, rPodMur119.hap1.1, whole genome shotgun sequence genomic segment:
- the VCAM1 gene encoding vascular cell adhesion protein 1, translating to MSRGTSSALTALLLTAVLTSKAFEVEDIVPGHQVAAQIGEDLVLWCNTTGCDRPTFSWRTQLDFPLGANVSQRGSSSVLTMKVGFENEHEYLCNTRCGEVRKQQRVQIDIYSFPSDPVIEISQPLILGEPATITCRVPKVYPADRLEIYLEIEGEVRQMTEFSREPLIKSVKTKSASMTFTPSEEDNGKEITCRAELPIDEMEFEPKARKTTQILHVNYAPRLPDFSILPAGSVKEGESVTLQCLAKGNPAAKVTIRRKSASEEVVLDSKDGVVHIPRATPDDAGDYECEAENEFGEVKRAETLSVEYGPRNTRIVAAPSNTVKEGDTVTLTCSTYGSPTPKVFWKKQLLDGGSRLILEGATLTIKAVQAEAMGLYECEAVNVAGKESRTVEIIVQVLSPSTPEMSHSTPELSPTASELSPSTPELSPSTPELSPSTPALTDQTETVTEVEDFAIKSTTYNTQHQVTDSKGGDPEKETSLTTNGRIFTTYTASRNNTITYAVKVDDVGNSTEEDKIVKERIEEPDYVTPVIIAVSSLATAAGPMAALLIYIFRKAKINRSYSLVNSLKPKV from the exons ATGTCAAGAGGAACTTCGTCAGCGTTGACGGCGCTTTTACTTACGGCTGTCCTAACTT CTAAAGCATTTGAGGTGGAGGACATTGTGCCCGGCCACCAAGTTGCCGCACAGATCGGTGAAGACCTGGTGCTATGGTGCAACACAACTGGTTGTGATCGCCCCACTTTTTCCTGGAGGACCCAACTTGACTTCCCGTTAGGTGCAAATGTGAGCCAACGGGGAAGCAGCTCAGTCTTAACGATGAAGGTTGGCTTTGAAAACGAGCACGAATATCTCTGCAACACTAGATGCGGGGAGGTCAGGAAACAACAGAGGGTGCAAATTGACATTTACT CATTCCCCAGTGATCCTGTCATAGAGATCAGCCAGCCGCTTATTCTGGGGGAACCAGCCACTATCACCTGCCGTGTTCCTAAAGTGTATCCCGCTGACCGACTGGAGATCTATTTAGAGATAGAAGGGGAGGTTCGTCAGATGACAGAGTTTTCCCGAGAACCCCTTATCAAATCTGTCAAGACGAAAAGTGCGAGCATGACGTTTACTCCCAGTGAAGAAGATAATGGGAAAGAAATCACATGCAGAGCTGAACTGCCAATTGATGAGATGGAGTTTGAGCCCAAGGCGAGGAAAACAACACAAATACTGCATGTTAACT ATGCCCCCAGACTTCCAGACTTCTCCATCCTTCCTGCTGGGTCAGTTAAGGAAGGAGAAAGTGTTACTTTGCAGTGCCTTGCAAAGGGCAACCCTGCTGCCAAGGTCACCATAAGGAGGAAATCAGCCAGTGAAGAAGTGGTCCTTGATAGCAAGGATGGAGTCGTCCACATCCCTAGAGCGACTCCTGATGATGCAGGAGACTACGAGTGTGAAGCAGAGAATGAGTTTGGGGAAGTCAAAAGGGCAGAAACACTAAGTGTGGAAT ATGGACCAAGGAATACAAGGATTGTCGCTGCGCCTTCTAACACAGTGAAGGAAGGAGACACCGTAACTCTGACTTGTTCCACCTATGGGAGTCCCACCCCAAAGGTTTTCTGGAAAAAGCAGCTTTTGGACGGAGGCTCTCGGCTCATTTTGGAAGGTGCTACTTTAACCATAAAAGCCGTACAGGCAGAAGCTATGGGACTTTATGAGTGTGAAGCAGTTAACGTGGCTGGGAAAGAAAGCAGAACTGTGGAAATAATTGTTCAAG TCTTGTCACCCTCTACTCCAGAAATGTCACATTCTACTCCAGAATTGTCACCAACTGCTTCAGAATTGTCACCCTCCACTCCAGAATTGTCACCCTCCACTCCAGAATTGTCACCCTCCACTCCAGCATTAACAGATCAAACTGAAACTGTTACTGAGGTGGAAGATTTCGCCATTAAGAGCACAACCTATAATACTCAACATCAAGTGACTGACAGCAAAGGGGGCGATCCGGAAAAGGAAACTTCCCTCACCACAAACGGAAGAATCTTTACAACGTATACAGCATCCAGAAACAATACGATCACGTACGCAGTGAAAGTTGATGATGTTGGAAACAGTACAGAAGAGGACAAAATAGTCAAAG AGAGAATAGAAGAGCCAGATTACGTGACTCCTGTGATCATCGCTGTTTCTTCGTTAGCAACGGCGGCTGGGCCCATGGCAGCCCTATTGATTTACATTTTTCGAAAGGCGAAAATCAATAGATCCTACAGCCTGGTGAACTCCCTGAAACCAAAAGTATAA